The Pseudomonas solani genome segment AGAACAGTGCGTAGCCGATCCCGGCCTGGGCCGGGTCGAACTGGCGGGTCTCCACCAGCAGGATGGCGCCCCAATCCAGCAGCGCGCCTTCGGCCAGGAACATGGCGAAGGTCAGTGCCCCCAGCAGCAGAACGATTCCGCGTGGCAGCACGAACAGCGGCCCTTCGCTGCCCGAACGGGTGCGCAACAGGCGCGGTGCTGCGAGGGCGAGCCCGAGGATGACCACCAGCAGGGCGACGAGAATCGCCGGCAGCGGTGCCAGCCCGGCGGCCAGCAGCCCGGTCATGCCGAGGGAGCCAACGAAACCGCCGAGGCTGAACAGGCCGTGGAAGCCCGACATCAAGGGAACCGGTGCGTCGTTCGCCACCTCCACGGCGTGGATGTTCATCGCTACGTCCATGGCCCCCAGGGAAGCGCCGAACAAGGCCAGGGCCAGGGCCAGCACCAGGCTGGAGTCGGCACCGGCCAGCAGCGGCATGGCGCAGCACAGGCCCACCCCGCCCACCAGGATCACCGGGCGTGCGCCGATCCGCCCGGCCAGCACACCGGCCACCGGCATGGACAGCATCGAACCGGCTCCCAGGCACAGCAGCAACAGCCCCAGCACCGCCTCCTCGATACCCAGGCGTGCCTTGGCGTAAGGCACCAGCGGCGCCCAGCAGGCCATGCCGAAGCCGGAGACGAAGAACGCCAGGCGCGTGGCGAGGCGGGTGGCTGAGCTGTCGGCGCAGGGCACGGCTTGGTTCATCGGGCATTCCGCAAAGAAAAGGGGCGGACCTTAACACGCACCCGGGGCGGGCGACGTTCGACCATCTGGTTGATGGACGATCCAGGGCGCGGGTGGTTCAGGGGGGCGGTGGAAAACTCAAGCCTGGAGAATGACGGGGGCTTCCCAGGCTAGGACGCTCAGGCACCTGTCCACGCCGGAGACCAGATACTCCTTCAGCGCCCGGTCGTCACTGAGGAAACCCGGGCGCAGGCGCTCCTGATCGAACCAGCCGCCGGCAGTGATCTCGTGCAGCCAGCCATCGGAACACTGCGGCCAGAACTCCAGGAGGTCGCCTTCATCCAGCATCCGGAAACCTTCCACGGCCGAGATACGGACCTGTACCACCCTCTGTGTGCCAAGGTCCCGAAGCCGCAGTGTCAGGCTGTCGAGGTCGTAGTCGAGGTGGTGCAGCTCCATCCGTGACCCGCCGGCTAGGCGGGACGCGGTCACCGCTCGCAACTGTTCGTCGTTACTCATGCTCATTCCTTGCTGTCGTGCTTGCCGAGTTGGCTCCCATTGGTGGACCGGTAAAGCGTGGTCCACCCGAAGTCGCATGCCATTCACGGGGTTCCCCCGCGGGTAGGGTGGACATCGCTCTTTATGTCCACCAAGCGGTGCCTATTCCGAGCGCATCCGGCTCAGTCCGACAGCACCCGGTATTCCGCACCCAGTTCCTCGGCCAATTGGCGGGCGCGGCCGAGGCGGATGGGGCCGCCTTCGATATCCACCAGCAGCGTGTCGCAGCCCAGCGGCTCCAGGGCGGGCCAGTCCTTGAGGCGGCCATCGGTGAGGATGAGCACGCGCTGGTGCTCCGAGGGCTTCTGTCGTTGGCGGCGCTGCAACCAGTCACGGGCCAGGTGCAGGGCCTCGATCAGCGGGGTGCCGCCGCCGGCGCCGAGGCCGTCGAGCCATTGATGCAGTGGCGCCGAGGCTTTGCTGCCCTGCCACAGCCAGCGCGGTTCGCGGCCGGTGGCGTGGAGCACGGCGAGGCGGGCGCGCTGGCGGTAGGCGGATTCGAACAGCCCGGCCAGCAGGCCCTTGGCGCGTGACAGGGCGCCGTGGCGGCGGGTGGAGGCGGAGGCGTCCACCAGCACCAGCCAGAGTGCATCGGGGCTTTGGCCTCGGGGGCGGCGGACCAGGTCGTCGGCCTTGCGCGGGCGGCCGCGCAGCAGGGTCGGCAGCCACTGGATGGCACCGTCGCGCCCGCCACGGGCCGGGCCGCTGCGGCCGTTGGCGAGTGTCCCGGGGCCTGGTCTGGCATCCGCGCCCATGACCCGGCGCGGGCGGATGCTCAGGGCTTTTTTGGCCAGCCCGGCAGCTCGCGTCGGGTGTCGGTGGGCACGGGTTGCGCGGGCAGCTCGCCCCACTGGCCTTCGGCGCCGGCGGCATCGCTGGGCGCCGGCGCGGAGGCGGGCGATTGTGCCGGCGGGGCCGAGGGTGGCGTTGCGTGGCGACGGCGATGGGCCAGGGCGAAGTGCTCGACGGCGTCGATATCCTCCGCCTCGATACGTGGCGCGCCACGCCAGGCGGCATGGGCGCGGGCGGCGCGCAGCCACACCAGGTCGGCGCGCAGGCCGTCGACGCCGGCGGCGAAACAGCGCTGGGCGATCCGGTCCAGGGCGCTGTCATCCAGGGGGATGGTGGCGAGGCGTTCGCGGGCGTCCTGGCAACGGCGCGCGAGGGCCTGCTGCGGGGCGTCCCACTGGGCGATGAAACCCTGCGGGTCGGCGTCGAAGGCCAGGCGGCGGCGCACGATTTCGGCGCGCTCGGCCGGTTGCGGCTGGCCGTCGAGGGTGACCTTGAGGCCGAAGCGGTCCAGCAGTTGCGGGCGCAGCTCGCCTTCCTCGGGGTTCATGGTGCCGATCAGCACGAAGCGCGCGGCGTGGCGATGGGACAGGCCGTCGCGCTCCACCAGGTTGACGCCGCTGGCGGCGACGTCCAGCAGCAGGTCCACCAGGTGGTCGGGCAGCAGGTTCACCTCGTCGACATAGAGCACGCCACCGTGGGCCTTGGCCAGGACGCCGGGGGAGAACTGCGCACGGCCTTCGCCCAGGGCCGCGTCGAGGTCGAGGGTGCCGACGATGCGTTCCTCGCTGGCGCCCAGGGGCAGGGTGACGAAGATGCCTTGCGGCAGCAGGTCGGCGATGCCCCGGGCCAGGGTGGACTTGGCCATGCCGCGCGGGCCTTCGATCAGCACACCGCCGATGGCCGGGTCGATGGCTGCCAGGTACAGCGCGAGCTTCAGCTCGTCGGCGGCGACCACGGCGCTCAAGGGGAAGTGGGGGAGCTCGGACATGACGGGTTCCTGAAAACGCATCGCGGCATGGTAGCGAAAGGCCGAACGCGCCGATAGAAATCAGTGATTGAACGGCGGCCGGCGATGCAGTAATTTGGCCAGCATTCGCTTTGGAGATCGTCATGCCGCAGCTCGCTTCCACTCCGCTCACCGCTTGCCAGGCCCAGCGCCCGGCACGTGCGCGCGTGGCTGCTGCGGCCAGCTATTTCTATGGGTATTGGTTTAGCCACGGGCTGGCCTGATACCTGATCAGGCGGCCCACTCCAGCAGGGTCGCCAACCAAAGCTCCACAAAACCCCCGGTCGGCAACCCGCCCGGGGGTTTTTGTTTTTCCAGGGCCCACAAGGCCAAACGCACGTAATCCGAGGATCGCACCATGATCAGCTACCGCACCTACGCCACCTATTACCGCAACTCCGACTGGCGATTTAGCCGCTTCGCCGCCGCACTCACACCCCTGAATCGAACACCCAGTTAGAGCGCCGCGCGCGGACCGAACCGCGCCGGCCGAGGATGCCCGTCATGAATTCCGTTTCCGTATCGCCCATCGCCGCCCAGCCCCTCCACGCCCTGCCGCTGGAAAGCCTGGCGTCCCCCTCGCGCAGCACCCAACCGCTGCCCACCCCCGCCGAACTGCGCCAGCGCCTGCCGCTGCACGATGCCCTGGCCCGCCAGGTCCGTGCCCAGCGCGATGCCGTGCGCGCGGTGCTGGATGGCGACGACCCGCGCCTGCTGGTGGTGGTCGGCCCCTGTTCCATCCACGATCCCGAATCCGCCCTCGACTACGCCCGCCGCCTCGCCGCGCTGGCGCCGGAGGTGAGCGACCAGTTGCTGCTGGTGATGCGCGCCTACGTCGAGAAGCCGCGCACTACGGTGGGCTGGAAGGGGCTGGTGTACGACCCGCACCTGGATGGCAGTGGCGATATGGCGGCCGGCCTGGCGCTCAGCCGCCGGCTGATGCTGCAGATGATCGAGCTGGGGCTGCCGGTGGCCACGGAATTGCTGCAACCCCTGGCCGCCGGCTACTTCGATGACCTGCTGGGCTGGGCCGCCATCGGTGCGCGCACCAGCGAATCCCAGGTGCATCGCGAGATGGTCAGCGGCCTCGACCTGCCGGTGGGCTTCAAGAACGGCACCGACGGCAGCCTCGGCATCGCCACCGACGCCATGCGCTCGGCGGCCCACGCACACCAGCACTTCGGCATCGACGACCAGGGCCGCCCGGCGCTGGTGCAGACCGCCGGCAACGCCGATACGCACCTGGTACTGCGTGGCGGCCACCAGGGCCCGAACCATGACGCAGCCAGTGTCGCGGCGGCACGTGCGGGGCTGGAGAAGCTCGGTATCGCACCGCGCATCATGGTCGACTGCAGCCATGCCAACAGCGGCAAGGACCCGCTGCGTCAGCCGGCGGTGCTGGCGGACGTGATCGACCAGCGCCTGGCCGGCCAGGACGCCCTGCGCGGGGTGATGATCGAGAGCCACCTGTTCGACGGCGCGCAGTCGCTGTCCTGCGACCTGAGCTACGGCGTGTCCATCACCGATGGCTGCCTGGGCTGGGACGGCACCGAGCGCATCCTGCGGGAGGCGGCGGCGCGGTTGCGCGGGTAATCATCGGTGGGCGGGGCGTTGCCCCGCCGGTTCGAGCGTAGGGCGGGTGAAACCCGCGTGTGCCGGTGGGGCTTCGTGCCGGGGGTGTTCGCGAGCAGAG includes the following:
- a CDS encoding MFS transporter, producing the protein MNQAVPCADSSATRLATRLAFFVSGFGMACWAPLVPYAKARLGIEEAVLGLLLLCLGAGSMLSMPVAGVLAGRIGARPVILVGGVGLCCAMPLLAGADSSLVLALALALFGASLGAMDVAMNIHAVEVANDAPVPLMSGFHGLFSLGGFVGSLGMTGLLAAGLAPLPAILVALLVVILGLALAAPRLLRTRSGSEGPLFVLPRGIVLLLGALTFAMFLAEGALLDWGAILLVETRQFDPAQAGIGYALFSLAMLSGRLTGDRVIARLGEYRVLVGGGLLATAGFALMLLAPHSVLALAGFLLVGLGAANIVPVLFTAAGRQSAMPPNLAVAAVTTVGYAGVLAGPALVGFVAQGLGLVTAFMILGALMLSAPLTAGRFAR
- a CDS encoding vWA domain-containing protein, translated to MGADARPGPGTLANGRSGPARGGRDGAIQWLPTLLRGRPRKADDLVRRPRGQSPDALWLVLVDASASTRRHGALSRAKGLLAGLFESAYRQRARLAVLHATGREPRWLWQGSKASAPLHQWLDGLGAGGGTPLIEALHLARDWLQRRQRQKPSEHQRVLILTDGRLKDWPALEPLGCDTLLVDIEGGPIRLGRARQLAEELGAEYRVLSD
- a CDS encoding ATP-binding protein; translation: MSELPHFPLSAVVAADELKLALYLAAIDPAIGGVLIEGPRGMAKSTLARGIADLLPQGIFVTLPLGASEERIVGTLDLDAALGEGRAQFSPGVLAKAHGGVLYVDEVNLLPDHLVDLLLDVAASGVNLVERDGLSHRHAARFVLIGTMNPEEGELRPQLLDRFGLKVTLDGQPQPAERAEIVRRRLAFDADPQGFIAQWDAPQQALARRCQDARERLATIPLDDSALDRIAQRCFAAGVDGLRADLVWLRAARAHAAWRGAPRIEAEDIDAVEHFALAHRRRHATPPSAPPAQSPASAPAPSDAAGAEGQWGELPAQPVPTDTRRELPGWPKKP
- a CDS encoding 3-deoxy-7-phosphoheptulonate synthase, coding for MNSVSVSPIAAQPLHALPLESLASPSRSTQPLPTPAELRQRLPLHDALARQVRAQRDAVRAVLDGDDPRLLVVVGPCSIHDPESALDYARRLAALAPEVSDQLLLVMRAYVEKPRTTVGWKGLVYDPHLDGSGDMAAGLALSRRLMLQMIELGLPVATELLQPLAAGYFDDLLGWAAIGARTSESQVHREMVSGLDLPVGFKNGTDGSLGIATDAMRSAAHAHQHFGIDDQGRPALVQTAGNADTHLVLRGGHQGPNHDAASVAAARAGLEKLGIAPRIMVDCSHANSGKDPLRQPAVLADVIDQRLAGQDALRGVMIESHLFDGAQSLSCDLSYGVSITDGCLGWDGTERILREAAARLRG